One Rhinoraja longicauda isolate Sanriku21f unplaced genomic scaffold, sRhiLon1.1 Scf000382, whole genome shotgun sequence genomic window carries:
- the LOC144590901 gene encoding histone H3-like, producing MARTKQTARKSTGGKAPRKQLATKAARKSAPATGGVKKPHRYRPGTVALREIRRYQKSTELLIRKLPFQRLVREIAQDFKTDLRFQTSSVMALQEASEAYLVGLFEDTNLCAIHAKRVTIMAKDIHLARRIRGERA from the coding sequence ATGGCCCGGACCAAGCAGACAGCGCGCAAATCGACCGGAGGGAAAGCTCCTCGCAAACAGCTGGCGACCAAAGCAGCGCGGAAGAGCGCTCCGGCCACGGGTGGAGTGAAGAAGCCTCATCGCTACCGGCCCGGCACCGTGGCTCTGAGAGAGATCCGGCGCTACCAGAAATCCACCGAGCTACTCATCCGCAAACTGCCCTTCCAGCGCCTGGTGCGGGAGATCGCTCAGGACTTCAAGACAGACCTGCGCTTCCAGACCTCGTCCGTCATGGCCCTGCAGGAGGCCAGCGAGGCTTACCTGGTGGGGCTCTTTGAGGACACCAATCTCTGCGCCATCCACGCCAAGCGAGTCACCATCATGGCCAAAGACATACATCTGGCCCGCCGCATCCGCGGGGAGCGCGCCTGA
- the LOC144590902 gene encoding histone H1-like, with protein sequence MTDTARAKRAKRKTKGPQMTKKDTVSKLILQAVAATHERRGLSLVSVKKMLSGSGYDVTKNNSRINHAVRTLMNKGSLVNVTGTGASGSFKLSKEQKDEVPRVFVSGAAVTKKPRGKHAAKRPAPAKKPRKKGPSRRRMKDGHRKLAKGGRKLKNALRTRAARKGEIGNRQRTKPRKPTRPLKKTENDLAETLNSEKGNQAGSVQQEST encoded by the coding sequence ATGACCGACACTGCACGCGCCAAACGTGCCAAGAGGAAGACCAAGGGCCCGCAGATGACCAAAAAGGACACAGTGTCCAAGTTAATCTTGCAAGCAGTGGCAGCTACGCATGAGCGACGTGGGCTCTCGTTAGTCAGTGTCAAGAAGATGCTCTCGGGCAGTGGTTACGACGTGACGAAGAACAACTCTCGGATCAACCACGCGGTCAGGACCCTGATGAACAAGGGCTCCTTAGTGAACGTCACGGGCACGGGCGCCTCCGGCTCCTTCAAACTGAGCAAGGAGCAGAAGGATGAGGTGCCGCGGGTGTTTGTATCTGGTGCCGCGGTCACCAAAAAACCGAGGGGCAAACACGCGGCTAAAAGACCCGCTCCCGCGAAGAAACCCAGAAAGAAAGGGCCGTCCCGGCGGAGAATGAAGGACGGCCACAGGAAGTTGGCGAAAggtggaagaaagctgaaaaatGCCCTGAGAACAAGAGCAGCCAGGAAGGGCGAGATTGGAAATCGCCAAAGGACAAAGCCGAGGAAACCAACCAGACCGCtgaagaaaacagaaaatgatctGGCTGAGACATTGAACTCCGAGAAAGGAAACCAAGCTGGTTCGGTGCAGCAAGAGAGCACCTGA